The region GATCTTTTTCTCTAGGTTGGCTTAACTGAAATTGCACTGAGAGCATTCAAAAAACCATCCATCTGAGCCTATTAGGATCGACAGAAGCTCACCCGCGGGTATTATCCAATGGCAGTGAAATAATTTTGTCAGAAAAACTCTTGGATCTTGGCTTTGATACTGAGGACACTAGGGCCGGACTTGGAGTGAAATCAGCAAGCCTTACCAAGATCTTTGTCAAAAGAATTGTATCATTAGCTTCGACAAGTTGCTCAATCTCTGCTAAAAGCCCTCGTAATTGGTCTAACGCTATGGGCGCCTCTTGCACAGTCATTACCCTTGGATGAAATGTGCGCGTCAGATTGTCTCCATAGGATAGTTCTTCATACATTTTCTCACCGGGGCGCAAGCCAGTTACGCGAATTGCAATATCCCCATTCTCACCTTTCTCATTATTTTCGAAATAGGCGGTCAGACCGGAGAGATTAACCATTTTAAACGCAAGATCCATGATTTTGATTGGTCTTCCCATATCAAGAATAAAAACTTCACCGCCAATTGACATTGAGCCTGCCTGTATCACGAGTTGGACAGCCTCACCAATCGTCATAAAATAGCGGGTAATGTCAGGGTGGGTAAGGGTTATCGGCCCGCCTGCCGCAATCTGTTTTTTGAACACGGTCACAACCGACCCTGATGAACCCAGCACATTCCCGAAGCGAACTATGGAAAATTGCGTTTTCGTCTGTTTGCCATTCATCGACTGGCAAATCCGCTCGGCAAGACGCTTTGATGCCCCCATTACATTTGTTGGATTAACTGCCTTATCCGTGGATATGAGTGTAAAATTAGAGACTTTTGTGCGGAGCGCTTCCTCGGCAATCACAAGTGTACCTAGAGAATTGTTTTTTATTGCTTGTATAAGATTTTGTTCCATCAGGGGAACATGTTTATAAGCGGCAGCATGATAAATGGTTTCGATATTATGCTCATCGAGGACGGATGAAACATATGATCGGTCTGAAACCGATCCTATATGAATGGATAACTTGACCCTGAGGTCCAATGCGAGACTTTCAAGTTCACTAAAAATGTTATAAATTGCAAATTCCGAAATGTCGAGTAATAGAAGGTGATCTGGCTCTAATTTAAGTATTTGCCGGCATAATTCACTTCCAATTGATCCACCGGCACCTGTTACAAGGACTGTTTTACCTGTGATGTTTTTTGAGAGGAGATTGGGGTCAGGTTTTACCATTTCGCGCTCCAGCAAATCCTCAATCTCTATATCTTTGAATTCATTAATTGTAACCGACCCATTAATCAAGCCAGAAAGCCCCGGGATGGTCTTTACATCAAGGGAGTACTCGGAAAGACGTGAAATAATTTTTTTCCTGTCTGAAAAGCTGGCGCTAGGTATTGCAAGCAAAACTGTTGATATTCCAAATTTATCAAACTTGCTGGATGCTTCTGAAAAACTCATGACCGTATGGCCAAACATCCTCTCCCCCTGTAGATTTTTTGAATCATCGATAACCATACGGACCATATAATTTGGGTCTGATTTTAGGGAGTGAATAATTTGCGCCGATGCCGCACCAGCGCCATAAATTGCGATATGTTTTTGATACCGCCCATTGGTCAGGCGATAAACTGATCGGATAACAAATCTTATTCCGTTAATTCCAATGAACAGTAATGCAGCATATATGATAGGCACTGTCCATGGAATCAAAGGCACAACAGTGATTTTGGTTAAAATCAATAAAACAACAGAGACAGAGGTACCTATTGCAACCAACATTACCACTTCTGTTGAGACATGACGAATAAAGGAATGGTAGAGCCCCATCTTTGCTAATATATAGATAGTTGGAACCACAATGATCGCAAAACTAAGGTAAAAGGATGGAAGTTCTAAAAACGAGAACGTTTCGAGACGAAGTGCCATCGCGCCAATCAACGACAACAATATCGTCGCTATATCGCAAATTACTTGTATCACGCGCTTGACGCTGCGATTAGCATTAAGTGCTAATCGAAAAGTATTCGTCAAATTATTTAAAAGCCAAGTCAATCCCTGACCTCGTTATAATTAAATTTTCTTAAAATACTATTATCTTAAATCAAACTCCATATTAAGTTGATTTTTTAATACCTGTTGCCAAAGCAACCGCGCTCCAGATAAAAACATTATTCCACTGGCCGAAGAAATCTGCGCTGGTGGCGATGGGCCAGAAAATACCGAAGGGGATAACCCATGCCGTGGCTGTGAAAACATTGGCGCGGTTTTTAAAACTCGCCCTGAAACAGGTCCAGATGATGGACCACAGAAAAACTGTTCCCAATATCAACCCAATGAAGCCTGTCTCTGTCAAAAACTGGAGATAGTAATTATGCGGGTGAGGCTGCCAGTTTGTTTGTGGGATAGCTTGAAAAAACTCAGGTGGGGTAAGCCGGTAATTTGCTGTGCCAATCCCGAACAAAAGATTATCTTTAGCCACCTGCCAGCCGCCATTTAAGGTCTGCAGATGACCACTTTCAGCTAAACTAGTTGATCCAGCAATAAATTCATCGGTGTATCTTGTTGCCATATCGGGGAGGGCAGAAAACACCAACACCACCGCCAATACTTCGGCGGCAACAAGCCCCAGATACCGCCCCCACTTTGGCTTCCAGACGAGCCCCGCAAGCATGCCTCCGCAGGCGCGGATGAGGAAGTTGATCCTCTCCCCGGTCATGACGGAAATCACCATCGTAAAGAGGGCGATAACGCCCGATAACGCCGCAACGCGGCCCTTTACCGACACCGCCAGCGCCACCATGATCGTGAAAGCCGGAAGTCCAACCTTGGCGACGTAATTGCCTGGCACCAGATCGCCGTAGGGCCAGGAGAGCCTGCCCCCCTGCTGGCCGACGATCATGATTTCCGCCGTCAGAATAAAGCACATCGCAACCAGCCCCAGCGCGGTGGAGACAAGCATCGCGTAAAGAAGCCGCCTGTCCCGCGCAAGCCAGAAGGCGGTTGCCATGGCAAAGAGCGGAAAGCGGAACCAGATAAACGCCTCACCCATCGAGTAGGCGGGGTGGTCTGAGATGGCGCCGGCGATAATGCACCAGATCCAGAAGACAAAACCCGCCCGAACCCAGAAGGGCTTGAGCCAGTCGCCCTCGCGTTTGATAATGGAGCGGATCACGAAGGTGATCGCCAGAAGGCTCAGCCAGACATCGGCTGGCGTGCGCTCGATCAGCAGGATGAAGGGCCCCAACAGCCAGAAGATATGAAATCCTCGTTCCCATCGTGGCAATTCACCGAGCGCGTCCTTAGCGTCGCGCGCAATTGCCCTCAAAGCAGGAAGGATTTTCATGTTGTCTGCGTCGGCTTCAAGGTAGCGGTCAAGATGGGTCAAGCGGCGGGTTCCCGTTCAATACATTGTTTTTGTTTTTTATCTCTTTGAGGCGCGTAAATCAATCTCGAGATTGCCATCATCACAGGCCTTGATGCCACCGCAAGACTACGGTCATAGATGCGTGGGATAATGAAAGCTTTACCCTTGAAGTGATATCTATTTTGAAGATACCCTGAACAATTATCCGTAATGTTGGAGCGGAAACAAAAAGGGGCGCAAGTGATATCTATCTCAGCCGTCCTTTGGCCTTATTCAGGCAAGTTTATCTTGGCGTGGCGGCAGGATCAGGGCAAGCATCACCGCAACAAAGCCGCCGATCAGCACCGATAAGGCGATGATCAGGAGCGACCTGCCTGGCAAAGCCGAGCCTATTTTTACCGGCTCCCCGACCGCCTGGAAGAGGGTACCGCTGTTCTGGCGGTTCATTGCGCGCGCCCGAACCAGCAGATCGATATAGCTTTCATTCAATCGGTCAAGCTGCACCTGGGCGGCGCTAATCAGCTCGACTGTGAACTCAACCTTGTTGTTGATTTTCTTTGCCTGCATGCTGAGATCAGCCCTATCTTCAATCAGCTCAGCCTTGTCCTCGTAGAGCTGGGTCAGATACTCCGCCAGCAACGAGCGATTGACGAGCTGGACGATATCACCAATGGCGTCTCCCGTCACTTGAACCCGGTCAGACTGATAACTGGGTCTGTCCGACGGCTGGGCTGTCTCGCCATTCAATACCTGCTGGATTGACTGGATGGACTCGTTGATCCCGCGGATTTCCTCATTGACCTTTTCGATCTTGAGCAGCAGGTCCTGCTGATAGAAGCGCGTCAGCGCATCATCGGTGCCAAGGTTGCGGCTGAGGATCGCGCTTAAATAGATATTGTTGAAATTGACAATCCTGGTTCGCAAATCCGCCGGTGTGATGCCGTCACTCGTCTGGATCGAGCTTAAGCGGCTATCTTCTTCGAGGATTTCCATCGCACCGATCATCGTTTCGATATAGGTGCTGGCCTCAAGCACACCAATGGACGTGCTGAGGCTGAGCGAGGTTGCCTGCGCCGCACCACTTAATTTCGTATTGTCGAGGACACGGAACTGGGTGGTGAATATCTCCGCCCATAACCTAGGTAGCAGCATTGCGATCTCGGCGCCCTCATCCGCGCTTATCCCGAGGGACTGATAATCGATGGAAATACGCGCTGTTTTCTGGGTTGCGCGCTTGAGCTCTTCATCGAGTTCAGCGTTGATCGCGTCAATCTCGGCGGAATTGAGCCCCTTCTGGCCAAGTCTGTCGTTGTATTTCTTGATGATCCCGGCGGTCATCGGGCTTGAGAAACTGACATTGATGGCATCACGCAGATCTTCTTTATCCTCAATCCCCGTCCTTTCCGCCAGTGCTGCCAGCACCTCCGGCGCCTCTAAATCCTTGGGCGAGAAGGTAACGCCATTGGGGTAGGCCCCTTTCTCAATGCCCGTAAGGTTGAGGTAATACACGATTGGCATCCGGGATTGAGTTGCCATCGCAAGCACGGCAATAAGGCCCAAAATCCCTGCCAACGCCGGAAGGGCAATGATCAACCCGCGCCGCCGCCAGAGTTTTATCGCGATATCGGTAAGGGAAATTTCATCGGCGTCGTAGGTGCTCTGCTCTGCCATGCTTCATGCTCGTCTGCTATTCATCATGTATATGAAGTTACTAATACCACAGATCCGCATTAAATTTCTCTAATTTATTTTCTGGGGAATCGGGGGGATTGCACTCCGTCTCCATCAATATGAGTTACCGGATTACGCTTGAACTCATTATTGAGGGTGAGGATATTATGCTGATCAACATCGGATCACATGGTGATGTGTATAAACAGGGGTTTTCAAAAGCACCTGTTTTCAACAACAGCACTAAGACATGGAAAACAAGGATGGAAAAACTTGTTGGTTGCGGGGCAGGATTTATTGAAGACCCTGCGATTAGAAAGTCGGTTTGAATTGGTTGCGGGGGCAGGATTTGAACCTGCGACCTTCAGGTTATGAGCCTGACGAGCTACCGGGCTGCTCCACCCCGCGCCAAGATTTAACTGGCTGCGTCAAGCAGCCCGGAGCACTTTATCTTTATTTGTTCGGCCTTCTAAGGAAACCCTTGAAGGGCCGAACGGGCGGGCGGCTCCACCCCCGCGCCAGAATAGTGGCAACGCTTCCAGCCTGCGAATACAGGTAACCCGGGCAATAATCCATATGATCGGGCATAGAAGCGAAAGACAGGTTGGTATCATGTGACCGGAAGGCCTGGCAGCGACCTACTCTCCCACACCTTAAGATGCAGTACCATCGGCGCTAACGGGTTTCACGGCCGAGTTCGGGATGGGTTCGGGTGGTTCACCGTTGCCATAACCACCAGACCATCCGGTCACACGAAAACCAGAAGTGAAGACATACCCAATGCGCATTCGCGCGTTTATATAACCGTTTCGATACCTGCCTTTGCATACGGCCGATCAAGCCGATCGAACAATTAGTACCAGTTAGCTTCATACATTACTGCACTTCCACACCTGGCCTATCAACGTGGTGGTCTTCCACGGTTCTCAAGCGAATCCTGGTTTTGAGGGGGGCTTCCCGCTTAGATGCTTTCAGCGGTTATCCCGTCCGCACTTGGCTACCCGGCGGTGCGGCTGGCGCCACAACCGGTACACTAGAGGTGCGTCCACCCCGGTCCTCTCGTACTAGGGGCAGCTCCTCTCAAGATTCGAACACCCACGGCAGATAGGGACCGAACTGTCTCACGACGTTCTAAACCCAGCTCACGTACCACTTTAATCGGCGAACAGCCGAACCCTTGGGACCTGCTCCAGCCCCAGGATGTGATGAGCCGACATCGAGGTGCCAAACACCCCCGTCGATGTGAACTCTTGGGGGGTATCAGCCTGTTATCCCCGGCGTACCTTTTATCCGTTGAGCGATGGCCCTTCCACACAGAACCACCGGATCACTATGACCGACTTTCGTCTCTGCTCGACTTGTCAGTCTCGCAGTCAGGCGGGCTTATGCCATTGCACTCAGCAGCCGATGTCCGACCGGCCTGAGCCCACCATTGCGCGCCTCCGTTACCCTTTGGGAGGCGACCGCCCCAGTCAAACTACCCACCATACAGGGTCCCGGACCAGGGTTCACTGGTCTCGGTTAGACAACAGAACGCAGAAGGGTGGTATCTCAAGGACGCCTCCACCGCGGCTGGCGCCACGGCCTCAAAGGCTCCCACCTATCCTGCACATCTCCATCCTGATGCCACTGTAAAGCTGTAGTAAAGGTGCACGGGGTCTTTCCGTCTAACCGCGGGTACCCCGCATCTTCACGGGGAATTCAATTTCGCTGAGTTGGTGCTGGAGACAGCGGGGAAGTCGTTACGCCATTCGTGCAGGTCGGAACTTACCCGACAAGGAATTTCGCTACCTTAGGACCGTTATAGTTACGGCCGCCGTTTACCGGGGCTTCGATTCGCAGCTCTCACCGCTCCTCTTAACCTTCCGGCACCGGGCAGGCGTCAGACCCTATACGTCGTGTCAACCACTTCGCAGAGCCCTGTGTTTTTAATAAACAGTCGCCACCCCCTGGTCTGTGCCACCCCTACCTGGTTGCCCAGATAGAGGTCCCCCTTCTCCCGAAGTTACGGGGGCAATTTGCCGAGTTCCTTCAGCACCATTCTCCCAAGCGCCTCGGTATTCTCTACCTGCCCACCTGTGTTGGTTTCGGGTACGGTCTTAATGATGGAGCTATTTCCTGGAACGCCTTCGCTGCCCCCACAATCCGATAAGCGGAGACAACTTACAGCATCCGTCACTTCCATCAGGTCACGGAATATTAACCGTGTTCCCATCGACTACGGCTTTCGCCCTCGTCTTAGGGGCCGACTAACCCTGCGTGGATTAACCTTGCGCAGGAACCCTTGGGCTTTCGGCGAGAGTGTTTCTCACACTCTTTATCGCTACTCATGTCAGCATTCTCACTTCCGATATCTCCAGCGCCGCTCGCGCGACACCTTCACGGACTTACGGAACGCTCCGCTACCACGTGTTTCCACGTCCAAAGCTTCGGTATATGGCTTTAGCCCCGGTACATCTTCGGCGCAGGCCGGCTTATCTAGACCAGTGAGCTGTTACGCTTTCTTTAAAGGATGGCTGCTTCTAAGCCAACCTCCTGGCTGTCTTGGCCTTCCCACATCCTTTCCCACTTAGCCATAATTTAGGGACCTTAGCTGTTGGTCTGGGCTCTTTCCCTCTCGTCCACGGACCTTAGCACCCATGGACTGTCTGCCGTGCTATACTTACAGGTATTCGGAGTTTGGTTAGGTTTGGTAAGGCTCGCGCCCCCCTAGCCCATCCAGTGCTCTACCCCCTGCGGTAATACACGACGCACTACCTAAATAGTTTTCGCGGAGAACCAGCTATATCCGGGTTTGATTGGCCTTTCACCCCTAGCCACAGGTCATCCCCCGATTTTTCAACATCGGTGGGTTCGGCCCTCCAGTGCGTGTTACCGCACCTTCAGCCTGCCCATGGCTAGATCACCCGGTTTCGGGTCTAATCCATTGAACTAAAACGCCCTATTCAGACTCGCTTTCGCTTCGCCTACACCTAACGGCTTAAGCTTGCTCAATAAATTAACTCGCTGACCCATTATACAAAAGGTACGCCGTCACCAATCATGTTGGCTCCGACTGTTTGTAGGCATTCGGTTTCAGGTCTCTTTCACTCCCCTCATCGGGGTGCTTTTCACCTTTCCCTCACGGTACTTGTTCGCTATCGGTCGTTGAGGAGTACTTAGGCTTGGAGGGTGGTCCCCCCATGTTCAGACAGGATTTCACGTGTCCCGCCCTACTCGAGGACTATGGCAAGGTGCTACCCATACGGGGCTGTCACCCACTCAGGCTGATCTTTCCAGATCATTCTGGTTCCCCTCGCCATAGCCGCTGGCCTGGTCCGCGTTCGCTCGTCACTACTAGCGGAGTCTCGGTTGATGTCCTTTCCTCCGGTTACTTAGATATTTCAGTTCACCGGGTTTGCTTCCCTTGCGGGATGACCTTGCGGTCGGGTTTCCCCATTCGGAAATCCACGGATCAAAGCTTATTCGCAGCTCCCCGTGGCTTATCGCAGCGTATTACGTCCTTCATCGCCTCTCAACGCCAAGGCATCCACCAAATGCCCTTAGAGACGCTTGATCGTCCGTACACAAAGGCAGATACCGGAACTAATTTATGTATCTGCCATGGGCCGAAGCCCGATGTGCCAAACGCAAGCTTTGGGATCAACACCAGTCACGCACGCCAAGATGTGTGCGCACTGACAATGATCCCGCGGTTATAATATTGGGATGTCTTTCACTTACCTGTCAAAAAGCTCATGTTGCAACAAGATGTTGCAAGCAATGAATTCGGAATTTCTCGCTTCGTTTATCCCGGCCATTTCGTGCCGGACCCCGGGTATCTGCCTGACTGGCCCGAGGGGCCTCTGTCGGCGATGCGGATGGCATAATGGTGGGCGACGCTGGGCTTGAACCAGCGACCTCACCCTTATCAGGGGTGTGCTCTACCAGCTGAGCTAGTCGCCCAAACACTCGAAAACGAAGCGGAAGGAATTCGCAGACGGCGACATGGATCGCAGTCCACCCGGTATTTTTCCTTAGAAAGGAGGTGATCCAGCCGCAGGTTCCCCTACGGCTACCTTGTTACGACTTCACCCCAGTCGCTGACCTTACCGTGGTCGGCTGCTTCCTTACGGTTAGCGCACCGCCT is a window of Alphaproteobacteria bacterium LSUCC0684 DNA encoding:
- a CDS encoding polysaccharide biosynthesis protein, whose product is MALRLETFSFLELPSFYLSFAIIVVPTIYILAKMGLYHSFIRHVSTEVVMLVAIGTSVSVVLLILTKITVVPLIPWTVPIIYAALLFIGINGIRFVIRSVYRLTNGRYQKHIAIYGAGAASAQIIHSLKSDPNYMVRMVIDDSKNLQGERMFGHTVMSFSEASSKFDKFGISTVLLAIPSASFSDRKKIISRLSEYSLDVKTIPGLSGLINGSVTINEFKDIEIEDLLEREMVKPDPNLLSKNITGKTVLVTGAGGSIGSELCRQILKLEPDHLLLLDISEFAIYNIFSELESLALDLRVKLSIHIGSVSDRSYVSSVLDEHNIETIYHAAAYKHVPLMEQNLIQAIKNNSLGTLVIAEEALRTKVSNFTLISTDKAVNPTNVMGASKRLAERICQSMNGKQTKTQFSIVRFGNVLGSSGSVVTVFKKQIAAGGPITLTHPDITRYFMTIGEAVQLVIQAGSMSIGGEVFILDMGRPIKIMDLAFKMVNLSGLTAYFENNEKGENGDIAIRVTGLRPGEKMYEELSYGDNLTRTFHPRVMTVQEAPIALDQLRGLLAEIEQLVEANDTILLTKILVRLADFTPSPALVSSVSKPRSKSFSDKIISLPLDNTRG
- a CDS encoding O-antigen ligase family protein; amino-acid sequence: MTHLDRYLEADADNMKILPALRAIARDAKDALGELPRWERGFHIFWLLGPFILLIERTPADVWLSLLAITFVIRSIIKREGDWLKPFWVRAGFVFWIWCIIAGAISDHPAYSMGEAFIWFRFPLFAMATAFWLARDRRLLYAMLVSTALGLVAMCFILTAEIMIVGQQGGRLSWPYGDLVPGNYVAKVGLPAFTIMVALAVSVKGRVAALSGVIALFTMVISVMTGERINFLIRACGGMLAGLVWKPKWGRYLGLVAAEVLAVVLVFSALPDMATRYTDEFIAGSTSLAESGHLQTLNGGWQVAKDNLLFGIGTANYRLTPPEFFQAIPQTNWQPHPHNYYLQFLTETGFIGLILGTVFLWSIIWTCFRASFKNRANVFTATAWVIPFGIFWPIATSADFFGQWNNVFIWSAVALATGIKKST